One Lachnospiraceae bacterium C1.1 genomic region harbors:
- a CDS encoding segregation/condensation protein A, protein MTMEIKLDAFEGPLDLLLHLIEKNKVDIYDIPIALITSQYMEYLEAMREADLDVMSEFLVMAATLLDIKCKMLLPKKVNEEGEAEDPRDELVGQLLEYKLCRYMSFALKDMQQDASHVLFRKAEMPEWISEYKAPVDYDVLLGDMTLEKLNKIFKETLKRREDKIDPIRSKFGKIEKDEVNLEERTEFVKKYALEHKSFGFRDLLEGVKTKLEVIVTFMCLLELMKTGNYEVEQESDDEDIYVKLKEKAA, encoded by the coding sequence ATGACGATGGAAATAAAGCTGGATGCATTTGAGGGTCCCCTCGATCTGCTCCTTCATCTGATCGAAAAAAATAAGGTTGATATTTATGATATTCCAATAGCGCTCATAACCAGCCAGTATATGGAATATCTTGAGGCGATGAGAGAAGCTGATCTTGATGTAATGAGCGAATTCCTCGTTATGGCTGCTACGCTTCTGGATATAAAATGCAAAATGCTTCTTCCCAAGAAGGTAAATGAAGAAGGCGAAGCGGAAGATCCAAGAGATGAGCTGGTTGGTCAGCTTCTTGAATATAAACTTTGCAGATATATGTCTTTTGCACTTAAGGATATGCAGCAGGATGCATCACATGTTTTGTTCAGAAAGGCCGAAATGCCGGAATGGATAAGTGAGTACAAGGCACCTGTTGATTATGATGTTCTTTTGGGAGACATGACTCTTGAAAAGCTTAATAAGATTTTCAAAGAGACTCTGAAAAGAAGAGAAGATAAGATCGATCCGATCCGTTCTAAATTTGGAAAGATCGAAAAAGATGAGGTTAATCTCGAAGAAAGAACCGAGTTTGTAAAAAAGTATGCACTTGAGCATAAAAGCTTTGGATTCAGGGATCTGCTTGAAGGCGTAAAGACAAAGCTGGAAGTTATAGTTACATTTATGTGTCTCCTGGAACTTATGAAAACCGGAAATTATGAGGTAGAGCAGGAGTCGGATGATGAAGATATTTATGTGAAGTTAAAGGAGAAGGCGGCCTGA
- the scpB gene encoding SMC-Scp complex subunit ScpB, producing MDMNKLAGIIEAVLFTSGDSVEIERLKEITEATDEQLTVALGVLEKRYESEESGLVLIQLEDSVQLATKSDMYEYLIKIARTPKQYRLSDTALETLSIIAYKQPVTRMQIEHIRGVSCSHAIDKLLEYDLIKELGRLDAPGRPLLFGTTEEFLRRFGVKSIEDLPKPAPERIEEFHEQAEAEVAEELDEDPEKPINIDV from the coding sequence ATGGATATGAATAAATTGGCAGGAATAATAGAAGCTGTTCTGTTTACATCGGGGGATTCGGTGGAAATAGAAAGGCTTAAAGAGATAACAGAGGCGACCGACGAACAGTTGACGGTCGCCCTCGGTGTCCTTGAGAAGAGATATGAGTCAGAAGAAAGCGGACTTGTTCTTATTCAGCTTGAGGACTCTGTTCAGCTTGCTACAAAAAGTGATATGTATGAATATCTTATAAAGATCGCCAGAACTCCGAAACAATACAGACTTTCAGATACAGCACTGGAGACTCTTTCGATCATTGCATATAAACAGCCTGTCACAAGGATGCAGATAGAGCATATCAGAGGAGTGAGCTGTTCTCATGCTATAGACAAACTTCTTGAATATGATCTGATAAAGGAACTTGGAAGACTTGATGCACCAGGAAGACCTTTGCTTTTTGGAACTACTGAAGAATTCTTAAGAAGGTTTGGAGTTAAGAGTATTGAGGATCTCCCGAAACCTGCACCGGAAAGAATAGAAGAGTTTCATGAACAGGCTGAGGCAGAGGTTGCGGAGGAACTTGACGAGGATCCGGAAAAGCCAATCAATATCGATGTCTGA
- a CDS encoding carboxyl transferase domain-containing protein, whose amino-acid sequence MSNLTTSSAGKRILSLLDENSFVEIGATVQARSTDFNLKPKDAPGDGVITGYGTINGYLVYVYSEDPGSLGGSVGEMHAKKIVNLYKLALKTGNPVVGLLDSTGMRLQEGTDALFAFGKIYKVMAKASGVIPQITAVFGNAGGGMSVLAGLSDFTFIEASKGKLFVNSPNAVKGNYEEKQDTASADYKAKAGAVDVVATEAEIYDSIRELLSFLPENCEQENIGEGTDDDLNRSAADMAGCAADTKLAIERIADNGAFFETRAEYAKNLVTGFIRLDDATVGVVANRTSLVDETGKEKEKFNAVLTVDAVRKAEKFVRFCDAFNIPILTLTNTTGFCTCENAEKYIANEAAKLAAAFVEADVAKVNVIVGNAFGTAAVVMNSKALGCDYTYAWDCAKIGAIDGRHAAEIMFDGESESVISEKAAEYDKLQTSSNSAAARGYVDTVIAPTDTRKYVIGAFEMLDGKDGIAPDRKHGTV is encoded by the coding sequence ATGAGCAATCTCACAACAAGCTCAGCGGGTAAAAGAATTTTGAGTTTACTCGACGAAAACAGTTTCGTTGAAATCGGCGCGACGGTTCAGGCCAGAAGCACAGATTTCAATCTGAAACCAAAGGATGCTCCGGGTGATGGAGTAATCACCGGTTACGGAACAATCAACGGATATCTTGTATATGTTTACAGTGAAGATCCGGGAAGTTTAGGAGGTTCCGTTGGAGAGATGCACGCAAAGAAGATCGTGAATCTCTACAAACTTGCCTTAAAGACAGGAAATCCGGTAGTAGGTCTTCTTGACTCTACAGGAATGCGTCTCCAGGAAGGAACAGATGCATTATTTGCTTTTGGTAAGATCTATAAGGTTATGGCAAAGGCATCAGGCGTTATTCCCCAGATCACAGCCGTATTCGGCAATGCAGGCGGCGGAATGTCAGTGCTTGCAGGACTTTCTGATTTCACATTTATTGAAGCTTCAAAGGGTAAGCTTTTTGTTAACTCACCTAATGCCGTTAAAGGTAATTACGAGGAGAAGCAGGATACAGCATCAGCAGATTACAAGGCTAAGGCCGGAGCTGTAGATGTAGTAGCTACAGAAGCTGAGATTTATGATTCTATCCGTGAACTTCTCTCATTCCTGCCTGAGAACTGTGAGCAGGAAAATATCGGAGAGGGCACAGATGATGATCTTAACAGATCAGCAGCAGATATGGCCGGATGTGCAGCAGATACTAAGCTTGCAATCGAGAGGATCGCTGATAACGGTGCATTCTTTGAGACAAGAGCTGAGTATGCAAAGAACCTTGTCACAGGTTTCATTCGCCTTGATGATGCAACAGTCGGTGTTGTAGCAAACCGTACTTCTCTTGTTGATGAGACAGGAAAAGAAAAAGAAAAATTCAATGCAGTTCTTACTGTAGATGCAGTTCGTAAGGCAGAAAAGTTTGTTAGATTCTGTGATGCTTTCAATATCCCGATTCTCACTCTTACAAACACAACAGGTTTCTGCACATGCGAAAATGCTGAGAAGTATATCGCAAATGAGGCAGCAAAGCTTGCAGCAGCATTTGTTGAGGCTGATGTAGCCAAGGTAAATGTAATCGTAGGAAATGCATTCGGAACAGCAGCAGTAGTTATGAATTCAAAGGCTCTTGGCTGTGATTATACTTATGCATGGGATTGCGCAAAGATCGGTGCCATTGATGGTCGTCATGCAGCAGAGATCATGTTTGACGGCGAGAGCGAGTCAGTTATCAGTGAAAAGGCTGCTGAGTACGACAAGCTTCAGACATCTTCAAACAGTGCAGCTGCAAGGGGCTATGTAGATACAGTTATCGCACCTACAGATACAAGAAAGTATGTCATCGGAGCTTTCGAAATGCTTGACGGTAAAGATGGTATCGCACCTGATAGAAAGCATGGAACAGTTTAA
- a CDS encoding OadG family protein, which yields MTNFKKKLALVSCSFALILSLTACGGASKDIKYDETSANNRAQSVISVFKTVESTGADYGYSSDVILDYDENQIEQFAENQLGGVIDGSAFQSGLESYEDAVEALGGEFKEVAETGKVSSDDESIIVDVDIIGANGKTATMEIMMDSIYRVTDIVFNVDKTFGEKIENAALNTVLGMGTTFVVLILIACLISLFPFIVAPFNGTKKKAAEAPAPAAKPEPAPAAAAPVVAETDDKELIAVIAAAIAAYESESTGVAVSPDTFVVRSIRRR from the coding sequence ATGACTAATTTTAAGAAAAAGCTGGCATTGGTATCATGCTCGTTTGCTCTTATTCTTTCACTTACGGCCTGTGGAGGAGCTTCAAAAGATATTAAATATGATGAAACTTCTGCAAATAACAGAGCACAGTCCGTGATCAGCGTGTTTAAGACTGTTGAGTCCACAGGTGCTGATTATGGTTATTCAAGTGATGTAATTCTCGACTATGATGAGAATCAGATTGAGCAGTTCGCTGAAAATCAGCTTGGCGGCGTTATTGATGGCAGCGCATTTCAGTCAGGACTTGAGTCCTATGAGGATGCAGTAGAGGCTCTCGGCGGAGAGTTCAAGGAAGTTGCCGAGACCGGAAAGGTCAGCTCGGATGATGAGTCCATAATTGTTGATGTTGATATCATAGGTGCAAATGGAAAAACAGCAACAATGGAAATCATGATGGACAGCATCTATCGTGTTACCGATATTGTTTTCAATGTTGATAAGACCTTTGGAGAAAAGATCGAGAATGCAGCACTGAATACAGTTCTCGGAATGGGAACAACATTTGTTGTACTTATCCTTATTGCGTGTCTTATTTCGCTCTTCCCGTTCATAGTAGCACCATTCAACGGAACAAAGAAGAAGGCAGCCGAGGCACCGGCACCTGCAGCAAAGCCTGAACCGGCACCTGCAGCAGCTGCACCGGTTGTGGCTGAGACAGATGATAAGGAACTTATTGCAGTCATTGCAGCAGCCATAGCTGCTTATGAGAGTGAGAGCACAGGAGTAGCGGTTTCACCGGATACCTTTGTAGTACGCTCTATCAGAAGAAGATAA
- a CDS encoding biotin/lipoyl-containing protein, with product MKNYTITVNGTAYDVTVDEGGNGAAPVAAPVKKAAPAAAPAAAPAASAGAGSIRIEAGAAGKVFKIDAAVGQAVKKGDAVVTIEAMKMEIPVVAPQDGTVASIEVAVGDACEAGGLLATLK from the coding sequence ATGAAAAATTATACAATTACTGTTAATGGAACAGCATATGATGTAACAGTTGACGAGGGCGGAAACGGCGCAGCACCTGTAGCAGCTCCTGTTAAGAAGGCAGCTCCCGCAGCAGCACCTGCAGCAGCACCCGCAGCAAGTGCAGGTGCAGGCTCTATCCGTATCGAGGCAGGTGCAGCAGGTAAGGTATTCAAGATCGATGCTGCAGTAGGCCAGGCTGTTAAGAAGGGCGATGCTGTTGTAACTATCGAAGCTATGAAAATGGAAATTCCTGTAGTTGCTCCTCAGGATGGAACAGTTGCAAGTATTGAAGTTGCAGTAGGAGATGCTTGTGAGGCAGGCGGACTTCTTGCAACACTTAAGTAA
- a CDS encoding sodium ion-translocating decarboxylase subunit beta, with protein sequence MEYISNTLANLASQSAFTTMTVGNIIMILVACVFMYLAIAKGFEPLLLVPISFGMLLVNIYPDIMAEGGLFHYFFMLDEWSILPCLIFMGVGAMTDFGPLIANPKSFILGAAAQFGIFAAYFGAILVGFNDKQAAAISIIGGADGPTSIFLATRLGQTAILGPIAVAAYSYMSLVPIIQPPIMRALTTEKERKIRMEQLRPVSKLEKILFPIIVATVVSMILPTTAPLIGMLMLGNLFRECGVVRQLTETASNALMYIVVILLGTSVGATTSAEAFLNATTLKIVFLGLVAFAFGTAMGTLVGKVMCAATGGKINPLIGSAGVSAVPMAARVSQKVGSETDPSNFLLMHAMGPNVAGVVGTAVVAGTFMAVFGVG encoded by the coding sequence ATGGAATATATTTCTAATACGCTGGCAAATCTGGCAAGCCAGTCGGCGTTTACGACCATGACCGTGGGTAATATAATTATGATCCTTGTTGCCTGCGTGTTTATGTATCTTGCCATTGCCAAAGGCTTTGAACCTCTGCTCCTTGTGCCGATTTCATTTGGTATGCTCCTTGTGAACATCTATCCGGATATCATGGCTGAAGGCGGACTTTTTCACTATTTCTTTATGCTTGACGAATGGTCGATCCTTCCCTGTCTGATATTCATGGGAGTTGGCGCAATGACAGACTTCGGACCGCTGATTGCCAATCCGAAGAGCTTTATCCTCGGTGCGGCAGCACAGTTTGGAATTTTTGCAGCATATTTCGGTGCTATTTTAGTAGGTTTCAATGACAAACAGGCTGCTGCTATTTCAATCATCGGTGGTGCTGACGGTCCTACTTCTATCTTCCTTGCTACAAGACTTGGACAGACAGCAATACTTGGACCTATAGCTGTTGCAGCATATTCTTATATGTCACTTGTACCGATCATTCAGCCTCCGATCATGAGGGCACTTACAACTGAAAAGGAAAGAAAGATAAGAATGGAGCAGCTTCGTCCTGTATCCAAGCTTGAAAAGATTCTTTTCCCGATTATCGTTGCAACTGTAGTTTCAATGATCCTTCCTACTACAGCACCTCTTATCGGTATGCTCATGCTTGGTAACCTTTTCCGTGAGTGCGGTGTTGTTCGTCAGCTTACAGAAACAGCATCAAATGCACTTATGTATATCGTAGTAATCCTGCTCGGTACTTCCGTAGGAGCTACAACAAGTGCTGAAGCATTCCTTAATGCTACAACACTTAAGATCGTTTTCCTTGGACTTGTTGCATTCGCATTCGGAACAGCAATGGGTACTCTTGTAGGAAAGGTAATGTGTGCAGCTACAGGCGGTAAGATCAATCCGCTTATCGGTTCAGCCGGAGTTTCGGCGGTTCCTATGGCTGCCCGTGTTTCACAGAAGGTCGGTTCTGAGACCGATCCGTCCAACTTCCTTCTCATGCATGCCATGGGACCTAATGTTGCCGGAGTTGTAGGTACTGCAGTCGTTGCAGGTACATTCATGGCAGTATTCGGAGTTGGCTGA
- a CDS encoding oxaloacetate decarboxylase subunit alpha — translation MSDTKRKIGITETVLRDAHQSLIATRMPIEEMLPILDTMDKVGYHAVECWGGATFDSCLRFLKEDPWERLRKIRKGLPNTKLQMLFRGQNILGYSHYADDVVEYFVEKSIANGIDIIRIFDCLNDLRNLETCVKATKKEKGHAQVALSYTLGDAYTLDYWKKKAKGIEELGADSICIKDMAGLLLPAKASELVQAMKSVTDLPIELHTHYTSGVASMTYMKGLEAGADIIDCASTPLALGTSQPATEVMATALEDMGFDIGIDTKLMMQVAQYFAPYREECIKSGLLSTKVLGVNINTLKYQVPGGMLSNMIKQLDEQGKSDKLQEVLEEVPRVRKDFGEPPLVTPSSQIVGTQAVMNVLMGERYKVATGQTKDLLRGKYGQTEKPMNPEVVEKIIPGEKPITCRPADLLEPELPKFEKECAQWKQQPEDVLSYALFPQVAVDFFKYRKAQQEGVDVAKADKANGAYPV, via the coding sequence ATGTCAGATACAAAGAGGAAAATCGGCATTACCGAAACGGTTCTCCGTGATGCACATCAGTCACTGATTGCAACGAGAATGCCGATAGAAGAGATGCTTCCTATCCTTGACACAATGGACAAGGTTGGATATCACGCAGTAGAGTGCTGGGGCGGTGCAACATTTGATTCCTGCCTCCGTTTCCTTAAAGAAGATCCGTGGGAGAGACTCAGAAAGATCAGAAAGGGTCTCCCTAATACAAAGCTTCAGATGCTTTTCAGAGGTCAGAATATCTTAGGATACAGCCATTATGCTGATGACGTTGTTGAGTACTTTGTTGAGAAGTCTATCGCAAACGGTATTGATATCATCCGTATTTTTGACTGTCTTAATGACCTTAGAAACCTTGAGACTTGCGTAAAGGCTACAAAGAAAGAAAAAGGTCACGCACAGGTAGCACTTTCATATACATTGGGAGATGCTTATACACTTGATTACTGGAAGAAGAAGGCTAAGGGTATCGAAGAGCTTGGAGCTGATTCTATCTGTATCAAGGATATGGCTGGCCTCTTACTTCCTGCAAAGGCTTCTGAGCTTGTACAGGCTATGAAGTCCGTTACAGACCTTCCGATCGAGCTTCACACACACTATACTTCAGGTGTGGCTTCAATGACTTATATGAAGGGCCTTGAGGCAGGCGCAGACATCATCGACTGTGCTTCTACACCTCTTGCGCTTGGCACATCACAGCCGGCAACAGAGGTTATGGCTACAGCACTTGAGGATATGGGCTTCGATATAGGCATCGATACAAAGCTTATGATGCAGGTAGCACAGTATTTTGCTCCTTATCGTGAAGAGTGCATAAAATCCGGACTTTTGAGCACAAAGGTTCTTGGAGTTAATATTAACACCCTTAAATATCAGGTTCCCGGCGGAATGCTTTCAAACATGATCAAGCAGCTTGATGAGCAGGGCAAGTCAGATAAGCTTCAGGAGGTTCTTGAGGAAGTACCGAGAGTTCGTAAGGACTTTGGTGAGCCGCCTCTTGTTACACCTTCATCACAGATCGTTGGTACTCAGGCAGTTATGAACGTACTTATGGGAGAGAGATATAAGGTCGCTACAGGCCAGACAAAGGATCTTCTCCGTGGTAAGTATGGTCAGACTGAGAAGCCGATGAATCCTGAAGTTGTTGAAAAGATCATTCCAGGTGAGAAGCCGATCACATGCCGTCCGGCAGATCTGCTTGAGCCCGAACTTCCTAAGTTCGAGAAGGAATGCGCACAGTGGAAACAGCAGCCGGAAGACGTGCTTTCATATGCACTTTTCCCTCAGGTAGCAGTAGACTTCTTCAAGTACCGTAAGGCACAGCAGGAAGGCGTAGATGTTGCAAAAGCTGATAAGGCTAACGGAGCATATCCTGTATAA
- a CDS encoding acyl-CoA thioesterase — translation MEIKPYGRKVFYYETDRMGIVHHSNYIRWFEEARIEFMKQIGVPYDLLEEKGIIIPVLSVSAVYRKHMTYGDEFSIQVHDKKFNGIKAFFEYEVFNQNGELCATGESSHCMLDKDLKPFRFKKEYPEIYKIFAEAAEEGPKA, via the coding sequence ATGGAGATCAAACCTTACGGAAGAAAGGTATTTTATTACGAAACAGATAGAATGGGAATTGTTCACCATTCAAATTACATAAGGTGGTTTGAAGAAGCAAGAATAGAATTTATGAAGCAGATAGGTGTGCCATACGACCTTCTTGAGGAAAAGGGAATTATTATTCCTGTTCTTTCGGTATCTGCTGTTTATAGAAAACATATGACTTATGGTGATGAATTCAGCATTCAGGTTCATGATAAAAAATTCAACGGAATAAAAGCATTTTTTGAATATGAGGTCTTTAACCAGAATGGCGAGCTATGTGCAACAGGAGAAAGTTCTCATTGTATGCTTGACAAGGATCTTAAACCCTTTAGATTTAAGAAGGAATATCCGGAAATATATAAGATTTTTGCCGAAGCGGCAGAGGAAGGACCAAAGGCTTGA
- a CDS encoding NAD(P)/FAD-dependent oxidoreductase, with protein sequence MKKVLVVGGGAAGMMAAIMAAREGASVELFEKNEKLGKKIFITGKGRGNLTNAADMETIRDSICSNPKFMFSAFKNFTNGDCLELFHELGLKTKVERGDRVFPESDHAYEITDVLAKELRRLKVRINLFTEIKEIIEYKGEFQGIIDAKGNKHEADAVIIATGGLSYKSTGSTGDGMKFASKLGLEVTETSPSLVPFNCKEDFVRDMQGLSLKNTALSLTAGKKEVYSDFGEMLFTHFGVSGPMILSASARTNRKYFKNELIIHLDLKPALNDEQLDARLIREFEENRKKEFKNSLSKLFPSKMIPVMIKRSGINGNKKCAEISHAERMKLKELIKDFTMTVTGLRGYEEAIITKGGVSVKELNPSTMESKKIKGLYFAGETIDVDCVTGGFNLQVAWSTGVLAGQNAGRV encoded by the coding sequence TTGAAAAAAGTTTTAGTTGTCGGCGGTGGTGCTGCCGGAATGATGGCAGCAATTATGGCTGCAAGAGAAGGTGCATCTGTTGAGCTTTTTGAAAAAAACGAAAAGCTTGGAAAGAAGATATTTATTACCGGAAAAGGGAGAGGAAATCTTACAAATGCAGCTGACATGGAGACTATAAGGGATAGTATATGTTCAAATCCTAAATTCATGTTTTCGGCATTTAAGAATTTTACGAATGGGGACTGTCTTGAATTATTTCATGAACTCGGTCTTAAGACAAAGGTTGAGAGAGGGGACAGAGTATTCCCAGAGAGTGATCATGCATATGAGATAACAGATGTTCTGGCAAAAGAATTAAGAAGACTAAAAGTCAGGATAAATCTTTTTACAGAAATAAAAGAGATTATCGAGTATAAGGGCGAATTTCAGGGGATCATTGACGCTAAAGGAAATAAACATGAAGCAGACGCAGTGATAATTGCAACAGGTGGTCTTTCCTATAAGTCAACAGGTTCAACAGGCGATGGAATGAAATTTGCTTCTAAGCTTGGATTAGAGGTTACGGAAACTTCGCCATCACTTGTTCCATTTAATTGCAAAGAGGATTTTGTCCGTGATATGCAGGGCTTGTCTCTTAAAAATACTGCACTTAGTTTGACGGCTGGTAAAAAGGAAGTTTACAGCGATTTTGGAGAAATGCTTTTTACGCATTTTGGTGTAAGCGGACCAATGATACTTTCAGCATCGGCAAGGACAAACAGAAAATACTTCAAAAATGAACTGATCATTCATCTGGATCTGAAGCCCGCTTTAAATGATGAACAGCTTGATGCCAGACTTATAAGAGAATTTGAGGAAAACAGGAAAAAAGAGTTTAAGAATTCACTCTCGAAACTTTTTCCTTCAAAAATGATTCCTGTAATGATAAAAAGAAGCGGCATAAACGGAAATAAAAAATGTGCGGAGATCTCACATGCCGAAAGAATGAAGCTTAAAGAACTTATTAAGGATTTTACAATGACAGTAACGGGACTCAGAGGCTATGAAGAGGCTATAATCACCAAAGGCGGAGTAAGTGTAAAAGAACTCAATCCGTCAACAATGGAGTCTAAGAAGATAAAAGGTCTTTATTTTGCCGGAGAAACAATTGATGTAGATTGTGTTACCGGAGGATTTAACCTTCAGGTGGCGTGGAGTACAGGAGTTTTGGCCGGACAGAATGCTGGCAGAGTATAA
- the cmk gene encoding (d)CMP kinase, with protein sequence MAFNIGIDGPAGAGKSTIAKKVAAKKGYIYVDTGAMYRAMALFMLQKKINLNDPEAIGKNCETADISIKYENGIQCVYLNGENVNDLIRTPEVSAAASKTSVVKKVREKLVSLQQELAAETSVVMDGRDICTKVLPNADVKVYLTASVEVRALRRYNELIAKGESCDLEEIKKDIAERDHRDMTREESPLVKADDAVEIDSSEMTIDEVADKILSLC encoded by the coding sequence ATGGCATTTAATATAGGAATAGACGGACCTGCAGGTGCGGGTAAAAGTACTATAGCAAAGAAAGTAGCAGCAAAAAAAGGTTATATTTATGTTGATACAGGAGCAATGTACAGGGCAATGGCACTGTTTATGCTTCAAAAAAAGATCAATTTAAACGACCCTGAAGCTATTGGTAAAAACTGCGAGACCGCCGATATATCAATAAAGTATGAAAACGGTATTCAATGCGTTTATCTCAATGGCGAAAATGTAAATGATCTTATTCGCACACCCGAGGTTTCTGCGGCAGCATCTAAAACGTCTGTAGTAAAGAAAGTAAGGGAAAAGCTTGTATCACTTCAGCAGGAACTGGCTGCTGAAACGAGTGTGGTAATGGATGGAAGAGATATCTGTACAAAAGTACTCCCTAACGCTGATGTTAAAGTTTATCTGACAGCATCAGTCGAGGTGAGAGCACTCAGAAGATATAATGAGCTTATCGCCAAAGGCGAGTCCTGTGATTTGGAAGAGATCAAGAAGGATATCGCAGAGAGAGATCATCGTGATATGACAAGAGAAGAATCACCACTTGTTAAAGCCGATGATGCAGTAGAGATCGATTCGTCAGAAATGACAATTGACGAGGTTGCTGATAAGATTCTTTCACTTTGCTGA
- the ispH gene encoding 4-hydroxy-3-methylbut-2-enyl diphosphate reductase, whose protein sequence is MEVIVAKSAGFCFGVKRAVDTVYKEIESGGKIYTYGEIIHNEEVVKDFESKGVTVLHGKDELNAVEEGTVIIRSHGVSKDIYDLIKTKEKVKLVDATCPFVLKIHKIVEEESHKGKNIVIIGDENHPEVIGIMGFSETPVSVVKTHEEAENLELPENRETCIVSQTTFNYKKFEELVEILTKKGYTVNTVNTICSATEERQSEARAIASKVDSMIVIGSNKSSNTRKLYEICSQICRDTRLIQTLADLNSDFPDSTSCVGITAGASTPNYIIEEVQSNVRRTDF, encoded by the coding sequence TTGGAAGTTATAGTTGCAAAGAGCGCCGGATTCTGCTTTGGAGTAAAGAGAGCTGTAGATACAGTCTACAAAGAAATTGAGTCCGGCGGAAAAATTTATACCTACGGCGAGATAATTCACAATGAGGAAGTGGTGAAGGACTTCGAAAGCAAGGGTGTTACAGTCCTTCACGGCAAGGATGAACTGAATGCGGTGGAAGAGGGAACGGTAATAATACGTTCACACGGTGTTTCAAAGGATATTTATGATCTTATAAAGACAAAAGAAAAAGTCAAACTTGTTGATGCAACCTGTCCTTTTGTTTTGAAGATTCATAAAATTGTTGAGGAAGAAAGCCACAAAGGGAAGAATATTGTAATTATTGGAGACGAGAACCATCCTGAAGTGATCGGGATAATGGGATTTTCGGAAACACCCGTGTCCGTTGTAAAGACGCACGAGGAAGCAGAAAATCTTGAACTGCCCGAAAACAGAGAGACTTGCATAGTATCTCAGACAACATTTAATTACAAGAAATTTGAGGAATTAGTTGAAATCTTGACAAAAAAAGGTTATACTGTAAATACTGTGAACACAATTTGCAGCGCAACTGAGGAGAGACAGAGCGAAGCGAGAGCCATTGCATCAAAGGTTGATTCAATGATCGTAATTGGAAGTAATAAAAGCTCCAATACGAGAAAACTCTACGAAATCTGTTCTCAGATTTGCCGTGATACACGGCTGATACAGACACTCGCTGATTTGAATTCGGATTTTCCTGATTCTACTTCTTGTGTAGGCATCACAGCCGGGGCATCAACCCCAAACTATATTATCGAGGAGGTTCAAAGTAATGTCAGAAGAACAGACTTTTGA